From Myxococcus guangdongensis, the proteins below share one genomic window:
- a CDS encoding sigma 54-interacting transcriptional regulator gives MSPTLADVSTAAMPQRGGGPQGPRLVPALTLVSHPVPARVGERLRLDALVAGREVALSRNAPDFTRPGSVLGQPLNDPFISRKPLTLAPGSKPGSVRLTCTEGGERVVIAGSVLEGTWELSEAELVQGVPLELGGRVVVLLHLMDAGDDSATGDALGMVGESTGVRRLRRHIERVADLDVPVLIRGETGTGKERVAQAIHQRSRRREGRFLSVNLGAIPKELAAAELFGTQKGAYTGAAQSRDGFFRAAHGGTLFLDEVGEAPPEVQVMLLRVLETGELYPVGGTTPVAVDVRLLAATDADLDERIRDGRFKAPLLHRLAGYEVHVPPLRERREDLGRLFFHFAREELATLGESHRLDNEDAYAAPWLPAPLATRLVRFPWPGNIRQLRNLARQLVIGSRGEPTLQAEPRLEHELEVAAASTPGAPVSSPEPVAETRTPVTPRRKASQVTEQELLAALREHAWDLKATAEALGIPRPSLYDLIDKSPNLRTAGDLRPDEIARAYEAHGGDLDAMARALEVSRKALGRRMKELGLTPRGE, from the coding sequence ATGTCTCCGACGCTCGCCGATGTGTCCACCGCCGCCATGCCCCAACGCGGCGGAGGTCCGCAGGGGCCTCGTCTCGTGCCCGCGCTGACGCTCGTCTCCCACCCCGTGCCGGCGCGCGTGGGCGAGCGGCTCCGGCTGGATGCGCTGGTGGCGGGGCGCGAGGTGGCGCTGTCTCGCAACGCGCCCGACTTCACGCGTCCCGGGTCCGTGCTGGGGCAGCCGCTGAACGACCCGTTCATCAGTCGCAAGCCGTTGACGCTCGCTCCGGGCTCGAAGCCGGGGAGCGTGCGGCTGACGTGCACGGAGGGCGGCGAGCGCGTGGTCATCGCCGGCTCGGTGCTCGAGGGAACCTGGGAGTTGTCCGAGGCGGAGCTCGTCCAGGGTGTGCCGCTCGAGCTGGGTGGGCGCGTGGTGGTGCTGCTGCACCTGATGGATGCGGGGGATGACTCGGCCACGGGGGATGCGCTCGGCATGGTGGGCGAGAGCACGGGTGTGCGACGGCTGCGTCGGCACATCGAGCGGGTGGCGGACCTGGATGTGCCCGTGCTCATCCGAGGAGAGACAGGGACGGGCAAGGAGCGCGTGGCCCAGGCCATCCACCAACGCAGCCGTCGACGCGAGGGCCGCTTCCTCAGCGTCAACCTGGGCGCCATTCCGAAGGAGCTGGCCGCGGCGGAGTTGTTCGGCACGCAGAAGGGCGCGTACACGGGCGCGGCGCAGAGCCGTGATGGCTTCTTCCGCGCGGCGCATGGGGGCACGCTCTTCCTGGACGAAGTGGGCGAGGCGCCGCCCGAGGTCCAGGTGATGCTGTTGCGCGTGCTGGAGACGGGCGAGCTGTATCCCGTCGGAGGCACCACGCCCGTGGCCGTGGACGTGCGGCTGCTCGCCGCCACGGATGCGGACCTGGATGAGCGCATCCGTGATGGACGCTTCAAGGCGCCGCTGCTGCACAGGCTCGCGGGCTACGAGGTGCACGTGCCTCCGCTGCGCGAGCGGCGCGAGGATCTGGGCCGGCTCTTCTTCCACTTCGCGCGCGAGGAACTGGCGACGCTGGGGGAGTCGCATCGGCTCGACAACGAGGACGCGTATGCGGCGCCGTGGCTGCCCGCGCCGCTGGCGACCCGCCTGGTGCGCTTCCCCTGGCCGGGCAACATCCGTCAGCTCCGCAACCTCGCGAGGCAGCTCGTCATCGGCAGCCGTGGGGAGCCGACGCTCCAGGCCGAGCCTCGGCTGGAGCACGAGCTGGAGGTGGCCGCGGCCTCGACCCCTGGCGCACCGGTGTCTTCACCCGAGCCTGTCGCGGAGACTCGGACTCCGGTGACGCCGCGTCGCAAGGCTTCACAAGTGACGGAGCAGGAGCTGCTGGCCGCGCTGCGCGAACATGCATGGGACCTGAAGGCCACCGCCGAGGCGCTGGGCATTCCCAGGCCGTCGCTCTACGACCTCATCGACAAGAGCCCGAACCTGCGCACCGCGGGCGACCTGCGCCCGGACGAGATTGCTCGGGCATACGAGGCACACGGCGGTGACCTGGACGCGATGGCACGAGCGCTGGAGGTGTCTCGCAAGGCACTGGGCCGGCGCATGAAGGAGCTGGGCCTCACGCCTCGCGGTGAGTGA